A window of the bacterium genome harbors these coding sequences:
- a CDS encoding DNRLRE domain-containing protein — protein MRKWLPIALALATSACTNDSPLAIDSDLLLPGQRGQAALQLGPVAATLDSSAARTIPIAAGYVLAANLDEIESHALVRFDSLIALKNPITKAVLNVTVSRTANDINTTYALLQAHVVRAAWDPATVQWEDMASGQYDPQPLSTSLGSRGATLYSFTLDTSVVNAWRRKALPNYGLLLDVLPVGVGMEISKFTMQLEVSNTPASVNQTATHAAFVARRLPGAELLPGPVYVGHYVGKNEKYQASLFFDLDSIPKGATISRAVFRAQIDTTLSQFAHGPVNLELLLLTDQQPDPVKALADTLGPFRRFTVTAASRQVESVITDLVQYAINNSQFYGLAVRASGTLLDRSRIAFYSRETDLARAPRLLVHYTLPPAGR, from the coding sequence ATGAGAAAGTGGTTGCCGATCGCGCTGGCTTTGGCCACCTCGGCTTGCACCAACGACTCCCCGCTCGCCATTGATTCCGACCTGCTGCTGCCCGGACAGCGTGGCCAGGCCGCGCTGCAACTGGGACCGGTGGCGGCCACACTCGACAGTTCCGCCGCGCGCACCATTCCGATTGCCGCCGGTTACGTGCTCGCCGCCAATCTCGATGAGATTGAAAGCCATGCGCTCGTGCGATTCGACAGCTTGATCGCGCTGAAGAATCCGATCACCAAAGCAGTGCTCAACGTGACCGTCTCGCGCACAGCCAACGATATCAACACCACCTACGCGCTCCTGCAGGCGCACGTGGTGCGGGCTGCCTGGGACCCGGCGACCGTGCAGTGGGAAGACATGGCCTCCGGCCAGTATGATCCCCAGCCGTTGAGCACCAGTTTGGGATCCCGCGGCGCAACTTTATACTCCTTCACGCTGGACACCAGCGTAGTCAACGCCTGGCGCCGCAAGGCCCTGCCCAACTACGGCTTGTTGCTCGATGTGCTGCCGGTGGGCGTGGGCATGGAGATCAGCAAATTCACCATGCAGCTCGAAGTGAGCAACACGCCGGCGTCCGTGAACCAGACCGCCACGCACGCAGCCTTTGTGGCGCGTCGCCTCCCCGGCGCGGAGCTCCTCCCGGGGCCGGTTTACGTCGGCCACTATGTCGGCAAGAATGAGAAGTATCAAGCCTCGTTGTTTTTCGATTTGGATTCGATTCCCAAGGGTGCCACCATCAGCCGCGCGGTGTTTCGCGCCCAGATCGACACGACGCTTTCCCAGTTTGCGCACGGCCCGGTGAACCTGGAATTGCTGCTGCTCACCGATCAACAACCGGATCCTGTCAAAGCGCTGGCCGACACGCTCGGCCCTTTTCGCCGGTTCACCGTGACGGCAGCCAGCCGGCAGGTGGAATCGGTGATCACGGACTTGGTACAATACGCAATCAACAACTCGCAATTCTACGGGCTGGCGGTGCGTGCCTCCGGCACCCTGCTCGATCGCAGCCGCATTGCCTTCTACTCGCGCGAGACGGATCTGGCGCGCGCGCCCCGCTTGCTGGTTCACTACACTTTGCCGCCGGCAGGACGATGA
- the hutI gene encoding imidazolonepropionase, translating to MTALLIHNARLATPITAEGETPDWTVREIFPAALYCENRRIERIGEEEAVLQDLPACDELDAEGRLLTPGLVDCHTHPVFFNHRAHEFVQRTQGATYQQIAAAGGGIRYSVRDLRAATEEDLLQRVLHRLDVFLEHGTTTIEAKSGYGLSLEHELLSLRVLQRAAAKHPVEIVPTFLGAHEVPDEYRSQRGQYVDLIIHEMMPAVAAQALARFADVFCESHVFNEVEARQVLQAAVAHGLRPKIHADQLTESGGARVAIATGAVSADHLEHTPAELHEPLRQAGVVPVLLPGADFFLGAKKYADARAMIAAGLPVAISTDFNPGSCMTESLPMIMTLACLALRLTPAEALVAATLHAAHAIAQGNQIGSLEVGKQADAVLWEADSINEIPYHFGVNLACTVVKKGRVVFTRHASHRTLYETFLHS from the coding sequence ATGACGGCACTTCTTATTCACAATGCCCGTCTCGCCACGCCGATCACCGCCGAGGGCGAGACCCCGGATTGGACGGTGCGCGAAATTTTTCCCGCCGCGCTTTATTGTGAGAATCGGCGCATCGAGCGCATCGGCGAAGAGGAAGCCGTGCTGCAGGATTTGCCCGCCTGCGACGAGCTGGATGCCGAGGGCCGGCTGTTGACGCCCGGTCTGGTCGATTGCCACACCCATCCGGTCTTTTTCAATCACCGCGCGCATGAATTCGTGCAACGCACGCAAGGCGCCACTTATCAGCAAATCGCGGCGGCGGGCGGCGGCATTCGCTACAGCGTGCGTGATTTGCGCGCCGCCACCGAAGAAGATTTGCTGCAGCGCGTGCTGCACCGCCTCGATGTTTTTCTGGAACACGGCACCACCACCATCGAAGCGAAGAGCGGTTACGGCCTGAGCCTGGAACATGAGTTGTTGTCGTTGCGGGTGCTGCAGCGCGCCGCCGCCAAACATCCGGTGGAGATCGTGCCGACTTTTCTCGGCGCGCACGAAGTGCCGGACGAATACCGCAGCCAGCGCGGCCAGTACGTGGACTTGATCATTCACGAGATGATGCCCGCGGTCGCAGCGCAGGCGCTGGCGCGTTTCGCCGACGTATTCTGTGAGAGCCATGTGTTCAATGAGGTCGAGGCCCGCCAGGTGCTGCAGGCGGCGGTTGCGCACGGTTTGCGTCCGAAGATTCACGCCGATCAGTTGACCGAAAGCGGCGGTGCGCGTGTGGCGATTGCCACCGGCGCAGTTTCCGCCGATCATCTCGAACATACGCCGGCGGAGTTGCATGAGCCGCTGCGCCAAGCCGGCGTCGTGCCCGTGCTTCTGCCCGGGGCGGATTTTTTCCTGGGTGCGAAGAAGTACGCCGATGCCCGCGCAATGATCGCCGCGGGTCTGCCGGTGGCGATCTCGACCGACTTCAATCCCGGCTCGTGCATGACCGAAAGCTTGCCGATGATCATGACGCTCGCGTGCCTTGCTCTTCGCCTGACGCCGGCAGAAGCGCTGGTGGCCGCGACGCTGCACGCGGCCCATGCCATCGCGCAGGGGAACCAAATCGGCTCCCTTGAAGTTGGCAAGCAGGCCGATGCGGTTTTGTGGGAAGCGGATTCGATAAACGAGATTCCCTATCACTTCGGCGTCAATCTGGCCTGCACGGTTGTCAAGAAAGGCCGCGTGGTTTTCACGCGCCATGCCTCACACCGGACTTTGTATGAGACCTTCCTTCACTCCTGA